The DNA sequence TTCAGTTGTCAGCGCTTTTATTTGAGGCAGATCTTTTAAATTTTCTGAAAATAAAATGACGCCACCTATGTGTTGTTGTTGCAGAGCGCTTTTCAGTTCAGGAGTTAATTGGAGTAATGGTGTCCGACAGTCTTTTTTGGTTGCCTGTGGGCCATTAACTGAAGGACAATAAAAGCGTAAATCGAGCATGATTTTTTGACCGATGGCTTTTGGTAACCATTGTTCTATATTTGCCTGAGCTTTGGCCGAATCCGATGCAAACGCCGTTAATGGTCCCGTTGCGATAACCAACAAAAAAAGCGAAGCAACAAAGTTAGAGAAGACAGGTACTCCCAAAAAAGACTCCTTGGTTAGGTTTTCATCCTGACGGCTTTCTAGTACATTCGTCATAGCATACAGGATAACAGTTTTATGAAATATATCATTGCGATAGACGGCGGAGGTAGCAAAACCCTTGGCCACGTGTACCCAAGCGATGCGTTCAGTCCATTCACCCAAGAACACAGTACCGATAGCGCCTTACTCAAAGGTGAAATAACCCCAATTTGTTCGTATCGGTCAGGTGCAAGTAGCTTATCGGCAGATTTTACGCAAAGTATCAATACCCTTGTTGAGTTGATTGACTGTCTTATCGACCAGGTCAGTGAGTCAATAACTAACGGACCAATGCCCGATTTTGTTGTTTCTCTCGGACTCGCTGGTGCCGGTTCCAAAGCCTTGACTCAAAAAGCACTGACTGCTCTGCAATCTGAACTGTTCAAACGCGACAGTGCTGTGTGTCAGCTGATATTAATGGAAGACTCGGTATCTAGCTTACTAGGAGCAACCTTGATCGCTCATTCAAAGCTGATCCATTCCGAATCCGTTCGCTTAGTCACCTTAGGTACAGGTTCTTTTGTTGCCACCTATCACCAAGACTCAACGGTCCATTTTACTGGTGGCTGGGGTTTTCCTATTGGCGATGAAGGCGGTGGTGCACGTCTAGGTCAATTAGCAGTTAGGGCTTATTTGCAATATTTAGACAAATACCAAGCAAGCAATAGTAACGACGCCAAACTATCAGAAAACCCTTCTGATTTTATCAACGATTTAGCGACCTCTCTTGGTAAAAATCGCACCGATGTACTTGCCTGGTTGAGCAACGCCAAACAAAGTGATTATGCGCAGCTCGCGCCTTTAGTGGTTGATGCTATCAACTTACCGTCACCGTGCTCAAATGCGCAGTATGTCTGGCAGCAGCATTTACAATTAGTGAGAGAATTATTACCTACGACAAACTCAAACACCTTTGTGACCGGGGGCTTGGCAAAAGCGACACTGGAATACTTACAAGACATGGGCTGTGGCTCTCTTACCTATTTGCCCCAACCTTCGATTACAGGGGCCGCATTCGCCGCATGTTTATTTGGACCATGGCAAGTACAAGCAGACAAATACTATCAGCTTCGAAATGACTTTAAGCAATTTGTTTCAACCTTGTCAGTTGATTCAAATGCATTGACGACCTCTTATTCACACAGCCAATCATTGCAGAGCGATGTTAGTTCATCTGACTCAACTGATTCTTCTGAGTCAAGGCTTACTCCACTTGAGCAACTCGTTTCCGAGTCTCGAAATCCTAATTCGATGACCCTTGATGAAATGAATAGTGAACAAATTGTCCACTTGATGAACCAAGAAGATAACCAAATCGCTGAGAGTCTAAAACCCGTCTTACCCCAAATTGGTCTTGCGATTGATCTCATCGTAACTCAACTCAAACTCGGTGGAAGATTAATTTATATGGGCGCAGGTACCAGCGGTCGTCTTGGTGTACTTGATGCAGTAGAGTGCCCACCAACCTTTAGCACCAAGTCTGAACAAGTTATTGGCTTAATAGCTGGCGGTAATACTGCCATGTTCAAAGCCGTCGAAGGCGCTGAAGACAACGAACAAATGGGCAAAGACGACTTGCACCATTTGCGCTTAACGCCGAATGACGTTGTCGTTGGCATTGCTGCAAGTGGCCGAACACCTTACGTCATTGGAGGCATAGAATATGCTAACCAAATCGGTGCACCAACCATAACTGTTACATGTAACCCGACAGCAACACTTAACCAACTGAGTAGCGTCGCCATTGCCGCCAACGTAGGACCAGAAATACTCACAGGCTCTACTCGACTAAAAGCGGGTACCGCTCAAAAGCTTATCCTCAATCGACTAAGTACTGGCTCTCTAGTGCAACTTGGCAAGTGTTACGAAAACCTCATGGTCGACGTAAATGTGTCTAACAACAAACTAACATTACGAGCAATTCGAATCATAGAACAAGCTTTGAAATGTGATAAACAGCGCGCCGAGCAGCTACTCGAGCAAAGTGATAACAACGTTAAGCTTGCGATTTTAATGGGCAAGCTCAACCTGACTAAATCACAAGCCGAGCAACGACTAGAAAACGCCAATGGTTTTTTGAGACTGGCCGAAAAACACAGCGGTGACACCCCTGAAGACGTTAAAGAAATGACGGATAACTAATTAAACTTTGGACGGTTTCAGAAAAAAATGACAATAAGTAATCACCAAAACATTCATTCTGTTTTAGCCAAGCTCACTAACCGCGTCATCCTTAGAGCTTTGTTTGTTATGGCTTTTTTTGTGACCAGCTGGGGTGTTGTAGGTATAGCAATGCCTACTTCTGCCAATGACACACCTCTTTTAACAGGTGCAGAACAACCTCACTTATACCTGCCGCTTATCAAAAACAAACGCGTGGGTCTTGTTGTTAACCAAACATCCATCATTACCAAAGGTCAAATTCCAAACCAGCATTTGGTCGACGAGTTGTTAAAAAACCAAGTACAAGTCGTCAGACTATTTGCCCCTGAGCACGGTATCCGCGGTACCCTAAGTGCTGGTGAAACCTTTAACTCGAGTGTTGACCCTGTTACTGGACTTCCTATCGTTTCTATTTATGGTCGTTCAAAACGCCCTAATCGAGAGGTGATTGAAGATCTTGATGTGTTGATTTTTGACATTCAAGACGTCGGTGCGCGCTTTTATACATACATAAACAGCTTGTTTTATATGATGCAAGCGGCGCAACAAGCAAATATCGAGTTTGTTGTTTTGGACCGACCTAACCCACACATCAGTACCGTTTCTGGGCCTATGCTCGATGCAAAATTTCGGTCTTTTGTCGGCTTGTTACCGATTCCCATGGTGCACGGAATGACGGTGGGTGAAATCGCAAAAATGGCCGTAGGTGAAGACTGGCTAAATTCAATAGACCCCTTGTTAATCGAAGGTTCAACACCTCAATCCAGTGACAAGTCTAAGCTCAAATTAACAGTAATCCCGGTCCGCAATTACACTCGCAGTACTGAATACACCTTACCTGTTGCACCGAGCCCTAATTTACCCAATCAACAAGCAATTAGGCTGTACCCAAGTCTTTGCTTATTTGAGGCGACACCTATAAGCATTGGTCGCGGTACTGATTTTCCGTTTCAAGTTATTGGCCATCACCAAGCGCATAGTGGCGACTTTGAGTTTACCCCAGAAGTAAAGCCACTCGCCGCCAAAAATCCAAAGTTAAAAGGCATAAAGCTAACAGGGCAAGACTTGCGAAGTACTGAGATCGAACACCTCAATTTGAGTTACTTGTTAGATTGGTATAAACAATTTGAGCGGTATAATCTATCGGTCGAAAACCTTGAACAAAAAGATACTTTAACTTTTTTTAGCCGGGCAGATTTTTTTGATAAGTTGGCCGGAACTGACCAACTTCGCAAGCAAATTGAAAAAGGGATGTCGGAACAAGAAATTAAAGTGAGTTGGCAACCGGCACTCGATGTTTTTGAGCGCCAGCGTCAACCTTATCTTTTGTATCCTTGATATGTGGGGATTAATAAAACATTAATCGCCACAACCAACTCGAGTTAAGGTAGTCTTCGCAGCCTCGTAATTGTTGGGCGTAGCGTTTGGCTCGGGCGTCGACTTTTTTAGCAACTTTTACTAACCAAGCTTTTTTGCGATAAGTTTTGCGCTTATAGCCACCCCAACCTTCGTGATAATTGAGATATTGATTTTTGGCATCCCACTTAGACACCTTATTTATGCGATAGGTTTTGTTTGTATACCAACCCATAAAATCAACGGCATCTTCAAAATCATCTCGGTCAGCCCAGCTATTACCAGATTCTCTTTTGTATTCGTCCCAAGTGCCCGTTTTGGCCTGTGAATAACCATACGCTGAGCTTGCTCGGCCTATTGGAATAAAGCCCAAAAAGTATTCCATCGGTGGTGCGGCATCTGCTTTAAACGAACTCTCTTGATACATCATAGCCATCACCACGTGGATCGGCGTGCCCCAGCGATCATTCATATCATTGGCGTCATCCCACCAATCTTCACGCTCTTTGAAGATCTCACAAACGTTTGAAATGTTTTTAGGTTGAGGGGTGGTACAGGAGGCAAGTAGAAATGGAAAAATCAGCGCAATTAAAAACTTTTTCATATTATTTTCACTACATTTTGAACTTTTTGTGAGAAGCGTGTCTAACAAAGTATTAACAGAGTTTTTCCCTGAAATTGTTGTTATCTTCGACGAGTAATTAATTTACTCGTTTTTTTTTGCTTTTTGAAATTATTCGCCTGTTTTTTACGTTATTTAATTTAATTGTAATCAAGGCTTTGTAAAATAATTACGATTTTTCTTAAAAAAGATCGAACTTTCCAGAAAAGAGCTGTCTAACATAGTGAAAGCAGTTTTTTTCATTCCCTGGAAGTTGTTGTTAGTTTGGCGAGTACCTATACGTACTCGCCTTTTTTTTGCTTGTAAAAGCTGTGTTATCAATACTTTGCTGGCATCGTAGTTGATGGAATTGTGTTTAAAATAAACTGACGCAGGTCTTCGTTTGACTGTCTAAGATCTTCGTAACGCAAGTACATCATATGGCCACTTCGATAGCCTTTAAAAGAAAGACGATCCTTCATTTTACCACTTTGATCTAGGTGCCACATAGTGTACTTAGCATCAAAGTAATTTGTTGCGCCATCGTAGTAGCCCGCTTGTACCATGACGTTAAGGTATGGATTTTGGGCCATCGCCAATCGCAAATTTTTACCCGTATTATTGTTACTGCGATCCCATGGATGCACATTACCAAACATATTGTACTTAACGTCTGTAACGTATCCCAATTCTTCTCTCAAGTAGTAATTAATCGCAGGGGTAAAGCTGTGTAACCAAGAGGTGAGCTCGGCGTAATAATCAGGACGACTGCCAGTGTCCTTTTCATCTATGCCTAAATATCGAGAATCAAGACGACCAACCGTTTGACCACGTTCTCGTAACAATTCTTTCCAAAAGTACGAAGTCGATACATCTAAGTTATTTCGAATCACTTCTTGAACGGACAAACCAGAATACTTTGAGACTTGCTCTGCGACCGCTTGTTTTTCTTGCTCAGAAATAAAGCCGCCTTTGGCTAACGCAGGCAGGTAAGTTTCAAGAGTAAAACGCTCTACTTGAGGGAGTAACTCATCTAAATCTAAATCTTGAAGCTCGCTCGACAATGCTTTGTGGTGCCAGGCAGCAGCTGCAAAATACGGTAAGCGATTGGCTGCTTTTACTGGGCCTTTTCGTTCAATACCAATATCCGTTGGTGAAACTAACACAACGCCGTTCAAATACATCCATTGACGACCTTGTAACTCTAACGCGAGTCCAGATACACGAGTGGTCCCATAGCTTTCACCAATTAAATATTTAGGAGAGCGCCAGCGGTTATATCGAGTAACGAAGGTATTAACCCAATCGGCTAAGTATTCAATATCAGCATTCACACCAAAAAACATCGATTTTTGCTCTGCTTTTGAAGGCATTTTGCCTTCTTTGTTTGGCAAAACACGGGAGTAGCCAGTATTCACTGGATTAACAAATACAATGTCAGCCACATCTAATACCGAGTAAGGATTAGTCTTAACGCCATAAGGTTGCAGTGGGTAGCCTTCGTCATCGACGTTTAATACTTTTGGTCCCGTGTATGCAACATGCATCCAAACAGACGCCGAACCTGGGCCGCCATTAAACGAAATCAGCAACGGGCGACTTGCCGTATCTTTAATGTCGGTGCGTTGATAATAGGTATAAAACAGCGTTGCGGTGGGGTGGCCTTCTTCATCCCAGACAGGTTGTGTACCCACTGTTGCTGTGTATTTTATTTTTTTACCGCCAATTTTAGTGGTGTGACTCGTCGTTGTTTTGTTGTCGATATCAACATTTCGAGAAAACTCAGACGCATTGATATTAGCCACAGCACAGAGACTGAGGAGAAGAAATGATGCAATTTTTAGTATCGCTTTTTTTGAAATTACTGTTGTTGTCCGCATATTCGTACCCTGAATTGTTTGGATGGATAAACCTTTGTTATCGGTAACAAATGACTATAACCAAACTGAGTATAAATAAACAACGTCAGAAAAAAACAGTACAGACGGGATATTGCGTTAAGTTGGAGATTAGACTTGCTGAGCGCCACGCTGGTTTAAGCATCTAAACAAGCGTGGCGTAAAATAGTGGGATTAACGTCCGCAGACTTTTTACTAATAATTTAGTACTTAAAGTAGTTTTCCAAAAACTCATCAAAGCTCAATGTATCACTTGCTTCAATTTGCTGTTGTTTGGCAATTGACTTTTGTCCTTCTTCAACCAAAAACGACGGTTTAAAGTGATTTGGCTGATGAGCCAAGGCTTGCGTCTTGTAGCCATTAGCTAACTCAAGTCCATATCGACCATTGTCTTTATTGGCGTTGAGTAATTCATTGAGCAACATTCCCGACAGGGTTTTGTTAGGGTCATCCGCAGCTGGCTTAACTCGGTCAAGCGCAATACTGTAATGTATGCCACCGTAATGGTTGTCTAGCCATTTTGCGATAGCCGCCATTTCATCGAGGATTTCATGAACCCACTCGTTGCGATCTTTGTCCGTGCCGTCTAATTTGAGAGTCAGCTGCTCTGCTCTACCATTTAACACAATGCGGTCAATGTTTTCATCTGCTTCATCTTGCTGAACAGAGTCTAATTCATCGCGTTCGTTGAACAAACAGAACAACATAAACAAGTCCAAAACTCGCATTTGTTCTTTTGAAATACCGTAAGCAGAAAACGGGTTAACATCCAACGCCCTAAGCTCTACGTACATTATCCCGCGGCGCTCTAATGCATCAGTTGGCTTTTCACCTGAGCGAGTTACCTGCTTAGGACGCACTGGTGCATAAAGCTCATTTTCAATCTGTAAGATATTGTCGTTAAGCTGTTGGTAATCTTGGCCAACTTTAATACCGATTGCCTTATATTCTTCAGACTTGGTACGAATGGCCCTTCTGAGCTTAGTGATGTAGTTTTGTAACGTACCGTATTCAACATTCAACGAAGATTGCGCAGAATTCGTGTATCCCAAGTCACTCATTCGCAACGACGTAGCATGAGGTAAATAAACCGTGCCTTTGCCAAGCGATTCAAAAGGCAGCACATCGTCCTCACCTTCTAGGAACGAACGACACATAGCCGGGGAAGCACCAAACAAATAAGTAATGATCCACACGTAACGCTTCACGTTACGAACCATTCTCATGTATTGCTCGGATTGGAACGTGTTTAGATCTGAGGTGTCTCCTTGGGTCTTTTGATAAAGCTCCCAAAATTCACCAGGTAATGAAAAGTTGTAATGAATGCCCGCGATCGCTTGCATCATCGAGCCGTATCGGTTTTTTAAGCCTTTTCGGTAAGTGCGCTTCATTTTGCCAATATTCGACTCACCGTAATAGGCAATCGGAATTTCATCTTGATGCTTGATAAAACAAGGCATACTCATTGGCCACAAAACCTCATCGCCAATGTTTTTACTGACAAAATGATGAATATCTTGAAGCTGACCAAATGTTTCCTCAATATTGTTTGAAGGAGGCGTGATCAATTCCAACAACGCTTCTGAGTAGTCCGTTGTAATGTATGGGTGCGTTAACGCAGCGCCCAATAACTTAGGGTGTTCTCGTTGAGAAATTTTACCTTCGGGAGAAACTCTTAAGGTTTCTCGCTCGATCCCACGACGGATCTCTTTAACGGCAGCGGTGTACTCAGCGGAGGAAAGTTCGTCCAGACGTTGTTGTAATGTAGTCAAAATACAATCGTTCCTTAAAGCTCTCGATTTAAAGGCTCTTTATGGCGTCAATAGACACGATTATAAAGGGCAATCTTTCATTTATTTTCAAAAAAATTAATAAAATAACAAAAAAGCCATCTCATCGATGGCTTTTTCTACACAGATTGGTCAATAACTAACAGCCATGTTGCTAATAGGACTTTTTGGTAATAGCCCTTCAACTATAGCGTTAAGTTACTAGACTAGCCAACCCACTTACGCGCGTTGCGGAACATGCGCATCCAAGGGCTATCTTCTTGCCACTCGTCAGGGTGCCAAGAATTACTCACGGTACGGAACACACGTTCTGGGTGTGGCATCATAATGGTAACGCGACCATCTGTTGTCGTCAGTGATGTAATACCCTGCGGAGAGCCATTTGGATTAGCAGGGTACACTTCCGTTTGTTCACCACGGTTGTTGATGTATTGCATAGCTACTGTGCCAGATTCGACAGCCTGAGCGATGGCATCAGCGTTAGCAAATTCTGCACGACCTTCACCGTGTGATACCGCAATCGGCATGCGCGAACCTTCCATTCCAGCAAAGAATACTGAAGGCGTTGGTTTGATCTCAACTAAGCTAAAGCGCGCTTCAAAGCGCTCTGACTTGTTAGTCACAAAACGTGGCCAGTGATCTGCACCCGGAATAAGTGAGCGCAAGTTAGACATCATCTGACAACCGTTACACACACCAAGGCTGAAGGTGTCTTCTCGGTGGAAGAAAGCCTTAAATTGAGCGGCCAATTCTTCATTAAACAAAATAGATTTTGCCCAGCCTTCACCGGCACCTAAAACGTCACCGTATGAGAAACCACCACAAGCAACAAGACCTCTAAACGACTCAAGGGTTACACGACCGCTTTGTAAGTCACTCATGTGAACGTCAATGGCATCAAACCCAGCTCGGTTAAAGGCGGCTGCCATTTCGACATGTGAGTTCACACCTTGCTCACGTAAAATCGCTACTTTAGGTGCTGCATTGGCCATTGATTTGGCAATAATAGGGGCAGCAACATCTTCATTAATATCAAAGCTTAGCTCTGCGTGAAGACCTGGATCGGCGGCATCAAACTTAGCGTCAAATTCTTGTTTAGCACATTCTGGGTTGTCGCGACGAGCTTGCATTTGATAGGTCGTTTCGGCCCATACTGTACGGTAATGAGTACGAGTATTTTCAAGAACAACGTCACCGTTGAAGGCAAAGCTCACTTTATCATTGTCATTGACCGAACCAATTACATGGCTCAATTCAGCTAAACCGTTATCTGCCAATACCGCCATAACTGAATCTAAGTCGGACTCAGCAACTTGGACAACCGCACCTAGTTCTTCTGAGAATAAAATAGAGAGCGCATCATTGCCCAATCCATCAAGGTCAACCTCAACCCCGGCTTTA is a window from the Psychrosphaera ytuae genome containing:
- the murQ gene encoding N-acetylmuramic acid 6-phosphate etherase, with product MKYIIAIDGGGSKTLGHVYPSDAFSPFTQEHSTDSALLKGEITPICSYRSGASSLSADFTQSINTLVELIDCLIDQVSESITNGPMPDFVVSLGLAGAGSKALTQKALTALQSELFKRDSAVCQLILMEDSVSSLLGATLIAHSKLIHSESVRLVTLGTGSFVATYHQDSTVHFTGGWGFPIGDEGGGARLGQLAVRAYLQYLDKYQASNSNDAKLSENPSDFINDLATSLGKNRTDVLAWLSNAKQSDYAQLAPLVVDAINLPSPCSNAQYVWQQHLQLVRELLPTTNSNTFVTGGLAKATLEYLQDMGCGSLTYLPQPSITGAAFAACLFGPWQVQADKYYQLRNDFKQFVSTLSVDSNALTTSYSHSQSLQSDVSSSDSTDSSESRLTPLEQLVSESRNPNSMTLDEMNSEQIVHLMNQEDNQIAESLKPVLPQIGLAIDLIVTQLKLGGRLIYMGAGTSGRLGVLDAVECPPTFSTKSEQVIGLIAGGNTAMFKAVEGAEDNEQMGKDDLHHLRLTPNDVVVGIAASGRTPYVIGGIEYANQIGAPTITVTCNPTATLNQLSSVAIAANVGPEILTGSTRLKAGTAQKLILNRLSTGSLVQLGKCYENLMVDVNVSNNKLTLRAIRIIEQALKCDKQRAEQLLEQSDNNVKLAILMGKLNLTKSQAEQRLENANGFLRLAEKHSGDTPEDVKEMTDN
- a CDS encoding exo-beta-N-acetylmuramidase NamZ family protein, whose protein sequence is MLRALFVMAFFVTSWGVVGIAMPTSANDTPLLTGAEQPHLYLPLIKNKRVGLVVNQTSIITKGQIPNQHLVDELLKNQVQVVRLFAPEHGIRGTLSAGETFNSSVDPVTGLPIVSIYGRSKRPNREVIEDLDVLIFDIQDVGARFYTYINSLFYMMQAAQQANIEFVVLDRPNPHISTVSGPMLDAKFRSFVGLLPIPMVHGMTVGEIAKMAVGEDWLNSIDPLLIEGSTPQSSDKSKLKLTVIPVRNYTRSTEYTLPVAPSPNLPNQQAIRLYPSLCLFEATPISIGRGTDFPFQVIGHHQAHSGDFEFTPEVKPLAAKNPKLKGIKLTGQDLRSTEIEHLNLSYLLDWYKQFERYNLSVENLEQKDTLTFFSRADFFDKLAGTDQLRKQIEKGMSEQEIKVSWQPALDVFERQRQPYLLYP
- a CDS encoding transglycosylase SLT domain-containing protein translates to MKKFLIALIFPFLLASCTTPQPKNISNVCEIFKEREDWWDDANDMNDRWGTPIHVVMAMMYQESSFKADAAPPMEYFLGFIPIGRASSAYGYSQAKTGTWDEYKRESGNSWADRDDFEDAVDFMGWYTNKTYRINKVSKWDAKNQYLNYHEGWGGYKRKTYRKKAWLVKVAKKVDARAKRYAQQLRGCEDYLNSSWLWRLMFY
- a CDS encoding S10 family peptidase, with the translated sequence MRTTTVISKKAILKIASFLLLSLCAVANINASEFSRNVDIDNKTTTSHTTKIGGKKIKYTATVGTQPVWDEEGHPTATLFYTYYQRTDIKDTASRPLLISFNGGPGSASVWMHVAYTGPKVLNVDDEGYPLQPYGVKTNPYSVLDVADIVFVNPVNTGYSRVLPNKEGKMPSKAEQKSMFFGVNADIEYLADWVNTFVTRYNRWRSPKYLIGESYGTTRVSGLALELQGRQWMYLNGVVLVSPTDIGIERKGPVKAANRLPYFAAAAWHHKALSSELQDLDLDELLPQVERFTLETYLPALAKGGFISEQEKQAVAEQVSKYSGLSVQEVIRNNLDVSTSYFWKELLRERGQTVGRLDSRYLGIDEKDTGSRPDYYAELTSWLHSFTPAINYYLREELGYVTDVKYNMFGNVHPWDRSNNNTGKNLRLAMAQNPYLNVMVQAGYYDGATNYFDAKYTMWHLDQSGKMKDRLSFKGYRSGHMMYLRYEDLRQSNEDLRQFILNTIPSTTMPAKY
- the gshA gene encoding glutamate--cysteine ligase, with protein sequence MTTLQQRLDELSSAEYTAAVKEIRRGIERETLRVSPEGKISQREHPKLLGAALTHPYITTDYSEALLELITPPSNNIEETFGQLQDIHHFVSKNIGDEVLWPMSMPCFIKHQDEIPIAYYGESNIGKMKRTYRKGLKNRYGSMMQAIAGIHYNFSLPGEFWELYQKTQGDTSDLNTFQSEQYMRMVRNVKRYVWIITYLFGASPAMCRSFLEGEDDVLPFESLGKGTVYLPHATSLRMSDLGYTNSAQSSLNVEYGTLQNYITKLRRAIRTKSEEYKAIGIKVGQDYQQLNDNILQIENELYAPVRPKQVTRSGEKPTDALERRGIMYVELRALDVNPFSAYGISKEQMRVLDLFMLFCLFNERDELDSVQQDEADENIDRIVLNGRAEQLTLKLDGTDKDRNEWVHEILDEMAAIAKWLDNHYGGIHYSIALDRVKPAADDPNKTLSGMLLNELLNANKDNGRYGLELANGYKTQALAHQPNHFKPSFLVEEGQKSIAKQQQIEASDTLSFDEFLENYFKY